The segment CGACGCGGGCTTCTGCGTGGACGCGGGCGTCGGCTTCGTGTCGGCGAAGGCGGGAGCAGCCGAGAGGAACACGACCGGGGTGGTCACAGCGGCGGCCACGGCGGTCGCGAGAATGCGACGAATCTTCACAGTGCGGGACCTTTTTCCTGGTCAGGTCAGGGTGAAAGAAAATTGCGGGGCGCGCGCCTGCGGGAACCTCACGCGGCGCTATACCACCGTGATCGTATGGCCAGGAACGGCCGTAAGGGAGAGCTGTTTTCGCGCTCGGAGTGGGCGTCGACACCCGTGGCGCGCATAAAACGCGCAAAGCCCGACAGTTGCCCACGGAGGCCACACTTTCTCTGTGATCCATGTCATCCGCGCCCGGCCGCCCGCCCCGTAACGTGTCCCCCACACCCGTGGAAAGCGAGGCAAGCACCGATGTCCGAGCACAGCCCGCTCGACCTGGCCGAGGGCGATCCCTTCGGCCCGCACAACCTCCCGTACGGCGTCTTCTCCACCGCCGACGAGCCCGACCGGCGCCGGCTCGGCGTCCGGATCGGCGGGCACGTGCTGGACGCGGGTGCCGCGGCGCACGCGCTCGGCTCCCCGTACGCGGCACTTCTGGACCGGTCGAGCCTCAACCCGCTGCTCGCGGCCGGACGGACCGCCTGGCGAGACGTCCGCCGGGCGCTCACGGCCTGGGTGACGGTGCCCGCGCACCGGGCGGACATCGAGCCGCTGCTGCACCCGCTGGACGAGGTGACGCTGCACCTGCCGTACGAGGTCGCGGACTACGTCGACTTCTACGCGAGCGAGCACCACGCGACGAACGTGGGCCGGATCTTCCGCCCCGACGGCGACGCGCTCACCCCCAACTGGAAGCACCTGCCGATCGGTTACCACGGTCGCGCGGGCACGGTCGTGGTCTCCGGGACGGATGTCGTACGGCCCTCCGGGCAGCGCAAGGCGCCGACGGACCCGGCCCCGGTCTTCGGCCCCTCCGTCAAGCTGGACATCGAGGCGGAGGTCGGCTTCCTGGTCGGCACCCCCTCGCAGCTGGGGAAGCCGGTCGCGCTCAACGACTTCCGGGAGCACGTGTTCGGTCTGACGCTGCTCAACGACTGGTCGGCGCGGGACGTGCAGGCCTGGGAGTACGTGCCGCTGGGCCCGTTCCTCGGCAAGTCGTTCCAGACGTCGGTGTCGGCGTGGGTGACGCCCCTGGAGGCGCTGGACGCCGCCCGGACCGCCCCGCCCGCGCGGGACTTCCCGCTGCTCCCGTACCTGGACGACGCGGCCGAGGAGGAGCCGGGCGGCTTCGACGTGCGGATCTCGGTGGAGATCAACGGCGAGGTCGTGGCCGAGCCGCCGTTCTCCACCATGTACTGGACGGCCGCCCAGCAGCTCGCCCACATGACGGTGAACGGCGCCTCGCTGCGCACGGGTGACCTGTACGGCTCCGGGACGGTGTCCGGGCCCGAGGTGAACCAGCGCGGCTCGCTGCTCGAACTCACCTGGAACGGCCGGGACGCCATCGAACTCGCGGGTGGCAAGCGGACGTTCCTGGAGGACGGCGACGAGGTCGTCATGACGGCCTGGGCTCCGGGCCCGGACGGCACCCGGGTGGCGCTGGGCGAGGTCCGGGGCCGGATCGTCCCCTCGGCCTGATCGGCCCGCCTACACGGCCCGCCAGAGCGCGGGCACGTTCGGCGGCTCCCAGCCGGCCTGGCCCGTGTGTGCCTGCAGACACACATAGGCCGGGCCGCCGTACGTGACCCTGTCCCCCGCCCGATAGGCGGTCCCGGCGGCCCAACTGCCGCCGGGCGGCGGCGTCGTGGCCGTGGCCGTCGGGCTCGGGCCGGGGCCCTGCGGCACGTTCAGGACGAAGTCGAAGGCCGCCTCCTTGGCGGCACCCGCGTCCCGCACGCTCATGAGGAGCCGGGCGTCGAAGATGCTGTCGGTGTTGTTGCGGGGCTCGCCCGGGAAGTACAGCTGGGTGGTGAGCACCGGGCGCCCGGGGGCCTGCACCTTGACGTGGATGTGCCGGGTGCGGCCCGGGTAGAGGCCGGGCACGATCGTGCTGAGCTTGAACGCGCCCTGGGCGTCGGTGAACTGGTGCCCGCGGAACCGGAAGCCGGTGTTGTCGTAGG is part of the Streptomyces sp. NBC_00250 genome and harbors:
- the fahA gene encoding fumarylacetoacetase encodes the protein MSEHSPLDLAEGDPFGPHNLPYGVFSTADEPDRRRLGVRIGGHVLDAGAAAHALGSPYAALLDRSSLNPLLAAGRTAWRDVRRALTAWVTVPAHRADIEPLLHPLDEVTLHLPYEVADYVDFYASEHHATNVGRIFRPDGDALTPNWKHLPIGYHGRAGTVVVSGTDVVRPSGQRKAPTDPAPVFGPSVKLDIEAEVGFLVGTPSQLGKPVALNDFREHVFGLTLLNDWSARDVQAWEYVPLGPFLGKSFQTSVSAWVTPLEALDAARTAPPARDFPLLPYLDDAAEEEPGGFDVRISVEINGEVVAEPPFSTMYWTAAQQLAHMTVNGASLRTGDLYGSGTVSGPEVNQRGSLLELTWNGRDAIELAGGKRTFLEDGDEVVMTAWAPGPDGTRVALGEVRGRIVPSA
- a CDS encoding dioxygenase family protein, translated to MENETTTGHITRKAVLRAALAAGMAAPAVLMGVPALARTLTAGEAAPALTPECDDGDDPTPQQTEGPYFKPNSPLRTSLLESGTVGVRLTVSGYVFGLACRPIAGALLDFWQADTNGAYDNTGFRFRGHQFTDAQGAFKLSTIVPGLYPGRTRHIHVKVQAPGRPVLTTQLYFPGEPRNNTDSIFDARLLMSVRDAGAAKEAAFDFVLNVPQGPGPSPTATATTPPPGGSWAAGTAYRAGDRVTYGGPAYVCLQAHTGQAGWEPPNVPALWRAV